The sequence CTGGGTATGATTCTTGATCGTCCCGTGGCGTCTGCGCTTGGCTCCGCAATGTGTGTGGGTCGTACCGAGCCGATGTCCGGAGGGATTGAGACGTCGATCGGGCTCTTGGTCTTGGCTACTTTCCTATTTCCTCTCGTTGAGTCATCTAGAAGGCCGATCAGTCATCGGGCGGATGGCTGCTGTGACCGACGGCTTGAGAGCAATATGATTGTGGTGCAGCGTGAGTAGCTTCGAACCATTCAGTGCAAGGCAAATATCAAGAAACAGGTCGAGAGTGACATGACATTTTGACTGACATTAAAATTATGGAGGGTATTAGGAAACTATAATCTATATCACAGCCAATCGGGAGATGTCGGCAAGTGGTGACAACGACACACGACCAGGTGGAAGTCCTTCGAGGAGACCTATCAAAGGTCGATCATAGTTTCATTGCTTCAGAACAGAGGCATTCATCACAATCAATCAGGTCTGAAATCTGTATGGCATGAAATACCACACCCTGGCTCTCCAGACCACAGTGGAGCTTTCTCTGACATTGCTGAGCCGAGAAGCCGCCAAATCTCCATTCAGTGCAAGGCTGCCATGCGGCGGGCGCGCCGAAGGACGCTTCCCTTCCTGAGACTGGTTTTCAAGCCCGATGCGATGGTATTGGCTTGCCGCAACCCGTGTAAGAGACCAAGAAGATCCTGGCCCACAAGGTTGAGCGGACCCTTGCTGAGCAAGTCCTCGCCACTCTCCTTGCCATCACTGTTAGTACTCTGGTCAGAGGTGGTGGGGTCGGAGCCATTCGCCGGGGCATTGGCGTCGTCCGCGCCGTTGGCAGGCTTATTCTGGTCAATCATGGTCgcggatgaggaggaggtagaAGTCACCATCGTGGTCGCAGTCGCCTTCTTCGTCGTAGAAGTCTTGGTGGACATACTCGTCGAGGTCGACATGAGGGGTGCGGGTGCCTCGGTGGTGTTGGGTGCAGCCGTGGCCGTGGGAGCGGCTTCCGGTTTGGCGGTGCCGGTTGCGATATCTGCGGGCGCGTCGGACTTGGAGGTCGTCGTGGATAAAGTAATAACGGGAGCGGCGGTGTTGGATGCCGAATCAGGACCATTGGACGATGAGGCAGACccagaggatgaggaagacgaggacgcCGAGTCGAGTGTATTGGAAGATTGCGATGTCTCCGAGGGGTTAGTGGACGAAGGTGCAGACGTCGCGGCCGACGCCGCGCtggacgacgacgacgaacCGGAATCAGGACCACCAAGCGCCTTGCGCACACTTTCAATAAACCCGGTATTCGCATAGCCCTGGGTCACATCCCACATCATGACCCCACCGAAGCTTTCGAACTTTTTCGTGTACTCGATGATCTCGGCGAGTTTCGCGGCGGGGACGTAACCGGTACTGGCTGCAGTGGTGTCGGCAGGAACCCCGAGCAAGACTTTCACCTTTTTATTTTGCGAAACAGTCTTGGCCCAGTTGTCCCATGTCTCGAAGTTGTACTGCGAACTTGATGCATCGGCATTGAAGTTGTTGACACCGCAGTAGTTGTTGTAGAACTGAACAAAGATGGCGTCGACCGAGACGGGCCCGTTGAGAATGTCTTTGTCTGCCTGGTCAGGGTAAGGGCATTGGGGGGCAGCCGTCAAGAAGTATTGTCTGCTGGTATCCTGATCCATCAGGGTGCGCAACTCATTGGCAAATGTCGCCATATGTGTGACGGGGGACTCAAAGTCAAAATCGAACCCATCCAGCGTGGCGTTGCCAAATGGCCGGAGAGCGTTGGAATTTGCTTGAGCCGGGCCAAAGGTCTCCCACATCAACTTGGCGCCAGCCTTTGCATCCTCTTCTGACTTGAAGCCCCCTTCACTGTATGTTGCGCCACCGATGGAGAGCAGAATCGTCTTGCCCTTGCTTTGGCAAGCCTCGATATCGTCTCtgaggaagggggaaatgTTAGGTTTGCTTCAAGGGCCCTCTGATCCATCTGACTCACCCAATCTTCGGACAGTTCTTCAATTGAGTCCCGGGAAAGACATCACAATCCTGGCTGGTGACCGAGAAATCAACCTGCGGAGCGCCGCCAGGGCCGTTGATCATCATATCGAATGCAATTGGAATCACCTAACAGTCTGTCAGTCGATTTGCATTCAGAACGCTTGTCCAGCTTGCGTCTCACATCGATATCCTCATCTGATCATTTCGACAGGGTTAGTTCACGGACGACTGCACGGCTCCTGATTCAGCACGACTCACTATCACAGTAATAGTTCAGCGCTTGTTGGACTTGACCACCGTTACCTTGCAAGGAATTTTGACCTGTCAGGGAGACCATCCGTTAGCTCTGGCACTTCTCTAGCAATGGAAATATTTTCTATCATAACCTTACCCCAGTAGATGACGATATTTTTGGCGGAATTAAGATCAAGTTTTGCATGCACGGATCCCAGACTGGCCAGCAGAACTGATCCTACCAGATACTCCCCACGCCCACGCATCATGAATGTTCGGCCGTATGGAacgagaaaataaaaataaaaaaaagtgcTCTCTCCAAAAAGCACAATGATCGCAACACTCCACAAGGATAAAAAGGAGGATGCTAAAAATACTAGACGTATTAAGTTGTATGACGGGATAGCAACCCGATGGGAAACGACGGACGACTCGAATCAAAGGACGCGATACCCCATGCGCTCGAGAGCTCGATCAAGTGAGCTCGTTAAATACAAGCGCCATGGCTGAACTTTGATTGTAATTCGCATGCCATCAATCAAAACAATGGCTCGAGCTCTTGCGCCATCTGAAGGGTGAGAGACGACCTCACGCGTGGACAGATCCACATCCTGACCCACGACAGCTGAGGACGTCCCCATTTAGAGCTCGTCGGCCCCCTTCGAGTGGATGAGCCGTCAACTTTCGATGAGAGGAATCCTTAGCTATGGACTGTCATTGGTGTGCCTCGCTCATAAACAGGCTCACATTCATTCCTGAGAGGGTTGTCAGGGAGCTCCGGGGTGGTGGGCCAAGTGTGGAATGTTCCCTTGATGTCAGTGGATTAGCGCTCGCCGGGGCGCTCTAGGCTCAATCACTCTCAGACCAACGTCTGCAATGCGAGCATTCTCTTGATTCATATGAGTGGTGGATGAATTTTTCAGTCTTCTCTTCTGACAGGCGGTTCTGGATCTGGACTTTTTttgatggggggggggttcgtGGTGAGCAACTCTTGTACATTCCACAGAGGGTCCGACCACGCGGGCTTCGTAAATTGAGCCCAGGCAAACAGACTTGCTCCCTGATAAACCAACCTTTCGTCTCATTGATATTTCTAAGCTCTTTCCTCTCATATGCGACTAATTCATTCTGCTGCTCAAGAAATTTAGCCTTCTTTAGGCGCTTGAAAAGTTTCATGGTGCCTTGATTAATAGGATGGACTCAGGTGGGcttaggggggggggggggggggggcatctAGATTTTTTCTTGTCAGGTTCACAGTTGGAAAATCAAGCAATCTGTAtagtgatgaagaagagaagtcTGAAGAGAATACTCATCGCAGAGATGTTTGGATTTTGCAATTTCTTTGGGACTTGTATAAATGATACTGCAGCCGCTTAGCGAGAAATACCAACTACTCGCTGCAGAGCCTCATCATTGTTCATCCCGTGGTCAATGACACCTGCTACTTTCAGAACATCCACGACACCTTCGATGACTTTGTGATCGACTCCACGAGTAGCGTTGGTAAACTTGACATCCTTGAGCCACTCCTTGGCGTCTCTTCGATATAATGACATCCCAGCTCTCCGGTTCCGAGAAGTGTCACAACCTGGGTAGTGTTGGATTCGAAATCTTGGATTCCTTGGTCCAGGATCTGGAATAACTGTTGCAGGCGAGAGTCCTGTTCTGGGTCCGGAAATACCGCCGTAGAAGCAACAATCATCCATGATGGCCAGGGGGTGAAGATCTCTCCGATCTTTTTCAACGGGGGATTCGGCGTTTCAGCAGTCGAGTGGAAGAACGGCTTGGTGGTGAAATGCTCCCACATGAAGAACTCGGCGGTGGGATTGGATTCCTGCTCCGGTTTGGTCTCATCCTGGCCCGTGACACCATTGCGAAGAGCACCGAAAGGACCCAGGGGAACAGTCGACAGACCGTCTGGCTTCCATCCTTGTTGCTGAGCGAGAACAAATGACATGATATGAGAGCCGCTGGACGTTCGTGATTGTTAGCTACATACCCGACCAGTCTAGAGGGACACGATGTCTCATCTCTCGACAAATCGCACTTGGGCTAGCTTAGCGCTGGCCAGACATAACAGGCGGACATACCTGCCCAGCCGACTAACACCGACTCGCTGATCCTTCAGGTCCGGCACGCCATTGATATTGTCCCGGTTGCGACCCGTCACAATCGCCCATCGGAGCGGGTTGTCCACCCAATGGCCCACCACCTTGTATCCTCCTTCGACCGGGTTCTGAGGCTGAGTCTTTCCCGTGAGTCCTGCCACCCAACCCTCGGTCAGGCCGATCGCGATATCGATCTCATGGCTGCGCAGCGAGGTGATCATATGTCCCGTACCGGACGGGAATGGAATCAAAGTGACTTCGTACGGCAAAGAAGACGCAGTCGATGAACGGAGAGCCAGATGTAATGGTGTCAAGTAGTGTTCTGTCCAATCAACCAAACCGTAGTCATTAGAATGGTTTCTGCTCCATCGCCCGCCTACGGGCCCATTACGTCTCGGCGATTCCGGGCACCACCATAGTGTGGACCGAGGACATACCTGGCACGTAGCCTATCCGGATCTGAGACTTTGAGGCCATCTTCTCGACTATACTGGTCCAACTCACAAGGGTTCAGTGGTCGAAGAGAATCCTGTGATCGTTGAAAGTTAATGCGACACAGCTGGCCCAAATGACGGCTTGGGAAATTCGCGGGGGAGTGTGGATCACCGCATCCGCGGGGCTCGAGGCGCGCAGCTCAACGTGACTACCGGGAGAAGCGTCCCGTCTCTTTTCGCAATTCTTGTCCATTGACAGGACACCACCTGCAGTATTCTGTCTGGAATCGGTGTCACTTCACTGGATCTCACAGAAAATAAATTGCAATGGTCCTAGAAATTCAATAAAttcaatcaaaagaagagGTTTGGACATCATTTCATTCACAATTACaagtatatatatataatgCGCTTTGGCGCGAAGGATTCCCATGTATCTACAGCAAATGCAGCATCCGGATCGTGAAAGGCTGGCTGGTCGCAGACCATAAGCTCAGATTCTTTAAGTCATGCGAatgtccttctcctcctgaCCCCAACGACCTTCGTGGTTGACAGAGCTGCCAGCAGCCCGGCCCGAGGAAGGGACGAACGACCCGGGGATGAGGCCCACAGAAAGACAGTACTGGAAGCCAAGGTAGAGATCGCAGATGCACTGGAAGATACCGCACATTTTGAAGGACCATGGGATGGTTTCCTGGCTGCAGAAGAAATAACTCATCTTCATGACATCTCCCAGAATCCAGGCTGCAATGACAGAGACGCGGAAGCCCTTGCAGGACCCGGAGCGGTGATTCGCCACGATTTGAGGAAGGGGCAACACAGCCTCAACGGCAAGACCGACCGCACCCAGAGTGCTGATATAGGTTTCGGAATCGGAGAGGGGCGTGAGGtggaggacgaagagggcGCCAGAAAAGTAGGCGAGGAACAGCCAGTATCTATGGAGAGAATGATCGGTCAGCCACTGCGGGCACAAGCCTCGAGCAATCCGGTTCAAAAGAACTTACGGCTTGGTGTTCCTCCATTGCCAAAAGTCATAAGGCCGTTGGAAGTCATTGGAAGAGCCACCGGTGAAGGGTGCATGCTCAATGCCGTTTCTCGCGCCCACGGCAGGTCGATTGTCCAGAGCCACCTTGAGCAGCGCAATTTGCACCAAGATCATCACTAGCGCCTGAGCCAACAATGTTTTCGAGTAATATTCGCCGAACCAGTAGAAGACCCTGTAAGTGCGTGTTAATGCCATAGTTCCCTTGAAGCTTTGATTGTCGTGTCGCATTGCGGTCGAAGGATGCACAGAGTCAGATGGCCGGAGAAGGATCATCTTACTTCAAAATCGACGCGACAAGCATAATCAAGGGAATGTCAAGAGAGAACCCGGCCGAGCTTCTGGTCCGATGGATGCTGAGAATTTGGTCCAGGTAGGATGTCAAAGGGGACGAGACAAGACTATGAAGCTGAAATTAGCATAGACATTCACTGCAGAGAGAAACTCCTCGATTCAAAACGAACAATAGTGGCGCGCCATATTCAAGGGCCTGCTGAATGAGATACATGATTGATTGGGACGAGTATCTTCTGCAGCCTCCGAGCATATACACTTGGATGTCAACAAACTCCGGTTCGGCTCTATCGGCAAATGCGCAACTTCAGGAGAGCAACAGGCTCGAGTAAGCCAGCTGATCGACAGTATCTGGCCG comes from Penicillium oxalicum strain HP7-1 chromosome I, whole genome shotgun sequence and encodes:
- a CDS encoding Class III chitinase, giving the protein MRGRGEYLVGSVLLASLGSVHAKLDLNSAKNIVIYWGQNSLQGNGGQVQQALNYYCDNEDIDVIPIAFDMMINGPGGAPQVDFSVTSQDCDVFPGTQLKNCPKIGDDIEACQSKGKTILLSIGGATYSEGGFKSEEDAKAGAKLMWETFGPAQANSNALRPFGNATLDGFDFDFESPVTHMATFANELRTLMDQDTSRQYFLTAAPQCPYPDQADKDILNGPVSVDAIFVQFYNNYCGVNNFNADASSSQYNFETWDNWAKTVSQNKKVKVLLGVPADTTAASTGYVPAAKLAEIIEYTKKFESFGGVMMWDVTQGYANTGFIESVRKALGGPDSGSSSSSSAASAATSAPSSTNPSETSQSSNTLDSASSSSSSSGSASSSNGPDSASNTAAPVITLSTTTSKSDAPADIATGTAKPEAAPTATAAPNTTEAPAPLMSTSTSMSTKTSTTKKATATTMVTSTSSSSATMIDQNKPANGADDANAPANGSDPTTSDQSTNSDGKESGEDLLSKGPLNLVGQDLLGLLHGLRQANTIASGLKTSLRKGSVLRRARRMAALH